In Drosophila subpulchrella strain 33 F10 #4 breed RU33 unplaced genomic scaffold, RU_Dsub_v1.1 Primary Assembly Seq29, whole genome shotgun sequence, a genomic segment contains:
- the LOC119559662 gene encoding mitochondrial intermediate peptidase, which produces MLLNRTFLSSLHRNRSRWVSTWTPLATVFNALPARRINLTRADVGLFRMPELRSFEGFYLLRDKVETRTQELISEAISPHRRRKMVDIFDELSDSLCKVADLAEFVRIAHPQSKYTQAAEQACISICGVVERLNTHKPIYKALSEVVEHGDKLPTSEVDRHVASLFIFDFEQCGIHLREEERLRVVRLNDCILRLGQKFMNGAVQPSVIGRRHVPVAIRNYFPTSGDNVIVTGLCTSAESVQMREAAYRLYLQPSDSQESLLRDLLLCRHELARSCGFDTYAHRALNGSTMEGPEIVREFIDQLSEKLRPRADADFAQMTQMKRRESGQAGAMAEVWDTPYFTSRLRRQSLKAHTNEFLPFFSLGGCMEGLDNLLQALYGVRLENTDIEPGESWHNDVYKLAAVHETEGLLGYIYCDFFERAGKPSQDCHFTIQGGKRLPDGTYQLPVVVVMLSLAQPRWSLPSLLSPARVDNLFHEMGHAMHSMLARTEHQHVTGTRCSTDFAEVPSVLMEYFAGDPRVLRTFARHFQTRKPISEDMLMRLCASKHHFAASETQLQVFYSALDQEYHGIGARQGGSSTETLRSVQSRYYGLPYVENTAWQLRFSHLVGYGAKYYSYLVSKTIASWIWQTYFEANPFNRQAGEKYRSEVLAHGGAVPSRKLVTNFLQREMTPSVLANSLINEIDSDELKIKELMVGRG; this is translated from the exons ATGTTACTGAACCGTACCTTTTTGAGCTCGCTTCACCGAAACCGAAGTCGCTGGGTCTCGACGTGGACTCCGCTAGCTACGGTATTCAATGCGCTTCCAGCCAGACGAATCAACTTAACCCGCGCTGACGTG GGACTCTTTCGCATGCCCGAGCTGCGAAGCTTCGAGGGGTTTTACCTACTGCGGGACAAAGTGGAGACCCGGACGCAGGAGCTTATCTCGGAGGCCATCTCACCGCACCGCCGACGAAAAATGGTTGACATATTTGACGAGCTATCCGACTCCCTATGCAAGGTGGCAGACCTGGCCGAGTTCGTACGGATCGCGCATCCCCAAAGCAAGTATACCCAGGCGGCGGAGCAGGCCTGCATCAGCATTTGTGGCGTGGTGGAGCGCCTAAACACTCACAAGCCTATTTATAAGGCCCTGAGCGAAGTAGTGGAGCATGGGGACAAGCTTCCAACCAGCGAAGTGGACAGGCATGTGGCCAGTCTGTTCATATTCGACTTCGAACAGTGTGGTATTCACTTGCGCGAGGAGGAGCGCCTGCGGGTTGTGCGCCTAAACGACTGCATTCTTCGGCTGGGCCAAAAGTTCATGAATGGAGCCGTGCAACCCAGTGTTATTGGGCGCCGCCACGTTCCTGTGGCCATTCGTAACTA CTTTCCCACCTCAGGTGACAATGTAATTGTCACTGGACTTTGCACAAGTGCGGAGAGCGTCCAGATGCGGGAGGCTGCCTATCGACTATACCTGCAGCCATCCGATAGTCAGGAAAGTCTGTTAAGAGATCTGCTGCTTTGCCGGCATGAGCTGGCCCGCAGCTGTGGGTTCGATACCTATGCCCATCGGGCTCTTAATGGCAGCACCATGGAAGGACCGGAGATAGTCCGCGAGTTTATAGACCAACTGTCCGAGAAGCTGCGACCTCGTGCTGATGCCGACTTTGCCCAAATGACACAGATGAAAAGACGGGAGAGCGGGCAGGCAGGCGCAATGGCCGAAGTGTGGGACACGCCGTATTTCACCTCTCGGCTAAGGCGGCAATCGCTTAAAGCGCATACCAACGAGTTTCTGCCGTTTTTCTCCCTTGGCGGATGCATGGAAGGACTGGACAATCTTCTGCAGGCGCTCTATGGTGTTCGACTAGAGAATACGGATATAGAGCCGGGTGAGTCCTGGCACAACGACGTTTATAAGCTGGCCGCGGTGCACGAGACGGAAGGACTGTTGGGCTATATATACTGCGACTTCTTTGAGCGAGCGGGCAAGCCCAGTCAAGACTGTCACTTTACCATCCAGGGCGGTAAGCGTCTGCCGGACGGCACCTACCAGTTGCCCGTGGTGGTGGTCATGCTGAGTCTAGCGCAGCCGCGATGGAGTTTACCGAGTCTCCTATCGCCAGCGCGAGTGGATAACCTGTTCCACGAGATGGGCCACGCTATGCACTCAATGCTAGCTCGCACCGAACACCAGCACGTAACAGGAACGCGCTGCTCCACGGACTTTGCCGAAGTCCCAAGTGTGCTCATGGAGTACTTCGCCGGCGATCCACGCGTGCTCCGAACCTTTGCCCGCCACTTCCAAACTCGTAAACCGATTTCCGAGGACATGCTGATGCGGCTGTGTGCCTCCAAACACCATTTCGCCGCCAGTGAGACACAGCTTCAAGTGTTTTACTCGGCTCTGGACCAGGAGTACCATGGAATAGGGGCGCGGCAGGGTGGAAGCAGCACCGAGACACTGCGGTCAGTGCAGAGTCGTTACTACGGGCTTCCCTACGTGGAGAACACTGCGTGGCAACTGCGTTTCTCCCACCTGGTAGGCTACGGGGCTAAGTACTACTCTTACCTCGTTTCGAAGACAATCGCCTCCTGGATTTGGCAGACATACTTTGAGGCGAACCCCTTTAACCGTCAAGCAGGCGAGAAATACCGGTCCGAAGTTCTGGCTCACGGCGGAGCAGTGCCCAGCCGAAAGCTGGTGACAAACTTCCTGCAGCGCGAAATGACGCCCAGCGTGTTGGCCAACAGCTTGATAAACGAGATTGACTCAGACgagttaaaaattaaagaactTATGGTCGGCAGAGGCTAG
- the LOC119559663 gene encoding uncharacterized protein LOC119559663 yields the protein MVKLSNPINILRRIYNNEFQWMLVKSYGLFFVGVRLAKEFVGVELMPALRPS from the exons ATGGTGAAGCTGTCAAACCCCATAAATATCTTGCGTAGAATCTACAACAACGAATTCCAATG GATGCTGGTCAAGAGCTATGGACTGTTTTTTGTGGGTGTTCGTCTTGCCAAAGAGTTTGTGGGTGTGGAGCTGATGCCGGCGCTGAGACCATCCTAG